A region from the Desulfomarina profundi genome encodes:
- a CDS encoding O-linked N-acetylglucosamine transferase family protein: MNSSQKNEEQLQLISEALEKGQSLLHNGAADEAEQYFRAVLDLMPDHPEANYLIGSLCRQKNLLSLALSHFETALDQNPEHGPYWISYIDALAETGQTEEAGKILDLAQKAGLAGDEVDALSHRLYPEKSTSELNDPDPELQAELIALYERKQFTECEALARQILTTFPENGNTLKILGAVLKQQNRVGEAIDTMLKAAQYLPEDALLFNNLGIIFENEGLLSESEEMLQRAISLDPGFAEAYNNLGVTFRSFGRLKDAEQAFNEAIRLQPDYTEAHSNLGITLKDLGRLTEAEKSLRTALELNPRYGDGYNNLGNVLHSAGRLGEAEQNFLKALELNEHSAIAHNNLGNTLHCMGELDKAEECYRAAMNLDPEYTEPFDGLLFISNYHPDLTSNELFSRYKKYDTTFGLPQKTSWKPHQNSPSTDRRLRVGYVSPAFSRHPVFNFLEPLLANHDSSSFELFAYSETIRDDEITDRYKHFFHHWIPTTAYSDDQLAERIREDRIDILVDLAGHTGRNRLGVFARKPAPVSLHWLDFGYTTGLTAIDYYLSDPFCAPFGSEKYFSEKIWRLTVPSFVYRPSRNMGPVGELPACTNNYITFGTLTRAIRINHRTIRLWSQLLKRVENSRLIIDSGNFKDTHSQQKLLDKFIAHGIEKERIQVGFHSPPWDILRQIDITLDCFPHNSGTTLFESLYMGIPYITLADRPGVGRIGSSILQGIGHPEWIAANEQEYLDKAVQLASGIEQLSHLRKSLRNEMETGKLMDHQGFTGQVENAYRSMFRIWSDSQNNNSKNRIDPEAVSLFNRGIDFLQEKRYDQAKNQFINALNIQHDFADAWNNLGVVFQQLGNYREAESCLTRALQYRPEYTDAIFNLANTHKIQHNLEPAEKYYRQVISLQPDYHLALYNLGNILQEQGRHRDAENFLRKATDLKPDHINSYSTLLFTLNYDPDISAKDLFLEYKKFDDRFCLPLKKHWQPHTNTSRKNRRLKIGYCAADYRKHPARYFIIPLLANHDRDLFQIYSFVAVPEHEAESDIFHGHVDNWLSTTQLSDQQLVETIRAAGIDILVDLAGHTAGSRLLVFARKPAPVSLHWLDYGYTTGLSAIDYYLTDHITVPQGSEHLFSETPWYIDTPAQAYRPPEDTGPVNDLPAATNNYITFGTLTRAARINYKTIRTWAEILHAVPDSKLVINSGSFKESSMQHQMEQQFLSHGIEKNRLKIGCNSPPWDVFRQIDISLDCFPHNSGTTLVESLYMGVPYITLAARPGMGRIGSSILYGVDHPDWIADTENEYIQLAIQLASDIKKLSEIRKNLRRTLELGPMMDEKAFTLRVEQAYREMFDRWYQGKNKPRKKQRSKKQKKQRTNPTQKEQARLVRLFNSGKQQEALSLAQSLVKKHPDSGFTWKILGPLLFQQGATEKAIQAMKQAAALLPDDPEAHFNLAIGLEQSGNLRESIEFYRSTLRLKSDNSQAYYNLGNVLFELGELDEAITAFLAAIKNHHEFYEAYCNLGNLFRHQEKYHQALEFYEKALTINPKSSQIYSNLGLTLKELNKLDDAEKACKKAIELQPDSCEAFNNLGLVYQEKNAFKDSRNCYLKALDFNQSFVPALNNLALLFLEKGQLEKANHYCDQALSISPVFFEAHRCKGMILHKAGKLEESEISYYKALSIHPNDIKTLNNLAITKYRRGFSAEAESICRKIIKRKPDYIKAYNNLSNILIRKGELLESELLLQKSLELDPDNILTISNLLFQLNYHPDKCSKSIFQEYLKFNALFEKPRKNQWTDHENSPSAGRRLKIGYVGSSQFLRHSARYCLEPLLEHHNREKFELFTYAELYGEDEQTRRYKTFMEHWFVTTGLSDQSVAEQIRRDGIDILVDLAGHTEGNRLGVFALKPSPVSLHWLDYGYTTGLTAIDYYLTDKYIVPEKSEEFFSEKVWRLENPSLAYRPAPGMGEVSPLPARTNGYITFGTLTRAIRLNDRTLRTWAAILKKVRGSRLVIDSGDYQDPDSRKKLEEKFGALGIEKNRLKIGFHTPHGIYCETWTLVLTVFPIIQVLLFLSTFTWVFPISP; the protein is encoded by the coding sequence ATGAATTCATCTCAAAAAAACGAAGAACAACTCCAGCTTATATCTGAAGCCCTTGAAAAAGGACAATCATTACTCCATAACGGAGCTGCCGATGAAGCGGAACAATATTTCAGGGCAGTTCTTGACCTGATGCCGGATCATCCCGAGGCAAATTATTTAATCGGTTCTCTTTGCCGACAGAAAAACCTCCTTTCCCTGGCTCTCTCCCATTTTGAAACCGCACTTGACCAGAATCCTGAACATGGCCCGTACTGGATATCGTATATTGATGCGCTTGCAGAAACCGGACAAACAGAAGAAGCTGGTAAGATTCTTGATCTGGCCCAAAAAGCTGGTCTGGCGGGCGATGAGGTTGACGCACTCTCCCACCGTCTGTATCCAGAAAAATCTACTTCTGAGCTCAACGATCCGGATCCTGAACTGCAGGCAGAACTTATTGCCCTTTATGAAAGAAAGCAATTTACTGAATGCGAAGCATTGGCACGTCAGATTCTCACAACCTTTCCTGAAAACGGTAACACCTTGAAAATATTGGGTGCGGTTCTCAAACAACAGAACCGTGTCGGAGAAGCCATTGATACCATGCTCAAAGCCGCACAGTATCTCCCGGAAGATGCCCTGCTTTTCAACAATCTCGGCATTATCTTTGAAAATGAAGGTTTATTGTCCGAATCAGAAGAGATGCTCCAACGGGCGATCTCCCTTGATCCCGGCTTTGCTGAGGCCTACAACAATCTCGGTGTCACATTCAGATCTTTTGGAAGACTAAAAGATGCCGAACAGGCTTTTAATGAGGCCATACGACTGCAACCGGATTACACCGAAGCTCACAGTAATCTCGGGATCACCCTGAAAGACCTTGGTCGATTGACTGAGGCTGAGAAAAGTCTCAGAACAGCGCTTGAGCTCAATCCGCGATACGGGGACGGATACAATAATCTGGGTAATGTTCTCCATTCCGCTGGAAGACTTGGCGAAGCAGAACAGAATTTTCTCAAGGCCCTTGAGCTTAACGAACATTCCGCCATTGCCCATAACAATCTCGGCAATACCCTCCATTGCATGGGAGAACTGGACAAAGCTGAAGAATGCTACCGCGCTGCCATGAATCTCGATCCCGAATACACAGAACCGTTTGACGGGTTGCTTTTTATTTCAAACTATCATCCTGATCTTACTTCTAATGAACTCTTTTCACGCTATAAAAAGTATGATACCACGTTTGGCCTGCCACAGAAAACCAGCTGGAAACCTCACCAGAATAGTCCCTCGACGGATCGTCGTCTTCGGGTGGGTTATGTCTCTCCCGCTTTTTCCAGACATCCTGTTTTCAACTTTCTTGAACCTCTGCTGGCAAACCATGACAGCTCATCTTTTGAACTTTTTGCCTATTCTGAAACCATAAGAGATGATGAAATTACAGATCGCTACAAACATTTTTTTCACCACTGGATCCCGACCACAGCGTATTCGGATGACCAGCTGGCTGAACGAATTCGTGAAGACCGGATAGATATTCTCGTTGACCTGGCTGGTCATACGGGCAGAAACCGGCTTGGTGTTTTTGCACGCAAACCTGCCCCCGTATCACTGCACTGGCTTGATTTCGGTTATACTACCGGCCTTACTGCCATAGATTATTATCTTTCCGACCCGTTTTGCGCCCCCTTTGGTTCTGAAAAATACTTTTCCGAAAAAATATGGCGCCTTACTGTTCCCTCGTTTGTTTACCGACCCTCCAGGAACATGGGACCTGTCGGTGAACTGCCGGCTTGTACAAACAATTATATTACCTTCGGCACTCTTACAAGAGCCATACGTATAAATCACAGGACTATCCGGCTCTGGTCACAACTGCTGAAACGAGTGGAAAACTCCCGTCTCATCATAGACAGCGGCAATTTTAAAGACACCCACTCCCAGCAGAAACTGCTCGACAAGTTCATTGCCCATGGCATAGAAAAGGAACGGATCCAGGTCGGATTCCATTCACCGCCCTGGGACATACTGAGACAAATAGACATAACCCTTGACTGTTTTCCCCATAACTCCGGCACTACACTCTTTGAAAGTCTTTACATGGGTATTCCTTATATTACTCTGGCAGACCGTCCCGGTGTTGGAAGAATCGGCAGTTCAATATTGCAGGGAATAGGACATCCTGAGTGGATCGCTGCCAATGAACAGGAATACCTGGATAAGGCCGTTCAACTGGCCTCAGGCATTGAACAATTATCACACCTTAGAAAAAGCCTCAGGAATGAGATGGAAACCGGGAAGCTGATGGATCACCAAGGCTTTACCGGACAGGTCGAAAACGCCTACCGATCCATGTTCAGGATATGGAGCGATTCACAAAACAATAACAGCAAAAACCGGATCGACCCGGAGGCGGTATCGCTTTTCAACAGGGGAATCGATTTCCTTCAGGAAAAACGTTATGATCAAGCAAAAAACCAGTTCATAAATGCTCTCAATATCCAACACGATTTTGCCGACGCCTGGAATAACCTGGGGGTAGTTTTTCAACAACTGGGCAACTACCGGGAAGCTGAAAGTTGCCTTACCCGGGCTCTGCAGTACAGACCTGAATATACTGATGCCATTTTCAACCTTGCAAATACGCACAAGATTCAACATAATCTGGAGCCGGCTGAAAAGTATTACCGGCAGGTAATCAGCCTGCAACCGGATTATCATCTTGCCCTTTATAATCTCGGCAATATTCTCCAGGAACAGGGACGTCACAGGGATGCTGAAAATTTTTTAAGAAAAGCGACCGACCTCAAACCTGATCACATTAATTCGTACAGTACCCTGCTCTTCACCCTGAATTACGACCCGGACATATCAGCAAAAGATCTTTTTCTTGAATATAAAAAATTTGATGACCGTTTCTGTCTGCCGCTCAAAAAACATTGGCAGCCCCATACCAACACCTCCCGCAAGAATCGACGCCTGAAAATCGGGTATTGCGCTGCCGATTACAGAAAACATCCTGCCAGATATTTTATTATTCCTTTACTGGCGAACCATGACAGGGATCTATTTCAGATTTACAGCTTTGTGGCAGTTCCTGAACATGAGGCTGAAAGCGATATTTTTCATGGGCACGTTGACAACTGGTTATCTACAACTCAATTAAGTGACCAGCAGCTTGTAGAAACCATACGTGCTGCCGGTATTGACATTCTTGTTGATCTGGCCGGTCACACGGCAGGCAGTCGTCTTCTTGTTTTTGCAAGAAAACCCGCCCCTGTCTCCCTTCACTGGCTTGACTATGGCTATACAACCGGTCTGTCTGCCATTGATTACTACCTGACCGACCACATAACCGTCCCCCAAGGTTCCGAGCACCTTTTTTCAGAAACCCCATGGTATATAGATACTCCCGCTCAGGCATACAGACCTCCTGAAGATACCGGACCAGTCAATGATCTCCCTGCCGCAACAAATAATTACATAACCTTTGGAACCCTCACCAGGGCTGCTCGCATTAATTATAAAACAATTCGTACCTGGGCTGAAATTCTCCATGCAGTACCAGATTCTAAACTTGTCATAAACAGTGGCAGTTTCAAAGAATCATCAATGCAACATCAGATGGAACAACAGTTTCTTTCCCACGGTATTGAAAAAAATCGATTAAAAATCGGATGTAATTCTCCGCCATGGGATGTTTTCCGGCAAATTGATATCAGTCTTGACTGTTTCCCCCATAACTCCGGAACAACACTGGTTGAAAGCCTGTATATGGGGGTTCCATATATCACCCTGGCAGCACGTCCCGGAATGGGCAGAATAGGCAGTTCGATTCTGTATGGTGTTGATCACCCGGACTGGATCGCCGACACGGAAAACGAATATATTCAGCTGGCGATCCAGCTCGCCTCAGATATTAAAAAGCTTTCCGAGATAAGGAAAAACCTGCGAAGGACTCTTGAACTCGGACCGATGATGGATGAGAAAGCCTTTACCCTGAGGGTTGAACAAGCATATCGTGAAATGTTTGACAGGTGGTATCAGGGGAAAAATAAACCAAGGAAAAAACAACGGTCTAAGAAACAAAAAAAACAGAGGACAAACCCGACCCAAAAGGAACAGGCCAGACTCGTCAGACTATTCAACAGTGGCAAACAACAGGAAGCCCTGTCCCTTGCCCAATCTCTGGTAAAAAAACACCCTGACAGCGGATTTACCTGGAAAATTCTAGGCCCTCTTCTTTTTCAGCAGGGAGCAACTGAAAAAGCCATTCAGGCCATGAAACAGGCCGCGGCTCTGCTGCCTGATGACCCTGAAGCCCACTTCAATCTCGCAATTGGCCTGGAGCAATCAGGAAACCTTCGGGAATCCATTGAATTTTACCGTTCAACCCTGCGACTCAAATCGGATAACAGTCAGGCATATTACAACCTGGGGAATGTTCTTTTTGAACTTGGCGAACTGGATGAGGCCATTACTGCATTTCTTGCCGCAATCAAAAACCATCATGAATTTTACGAAGCTTATTGTAATCTTGGTAATCTTTTCAGACATCAGGAAAAATATCATCAAGCTCTAGAATTTTATGAAAAAGCACTCACAATCAATCCAAAATCCAGCCAAATTTACAGTAACCTCGGGTTGACATTAAAGGAATTAAACAAACTAGATGATGCTGAGAAAGCTTGTAAAAAAGCCATTGAATTACAGCCTGACTCATGTGAAGCATTCAATAATCTTGGACTCGTTTATCAAGAAAAAAACGCTTTTAAAGATTCCAGGAACTGCTATCTCAAGGCACTTGATTTCAACCAATCATTTGTACCCGCACTCAATAATCTAGCTTTATTGTTTCTTGAGAAAGGTCAATTGGAGAAAGCTAATCATTACTGCGATCAGGCCCTTTCCATTAGTCCTGTTTTCTTTGAAGCACATAGGTGTAAAGGAATGATTTTACACAAGGCAGGAAAACTTGAGGAATCGGAAATAAGTTACTACAAAGCACTTTCAATACATCCAAATGACATAAAAACCCTGAATAATCTGGCAATTACAAAGTACAGACGTGGTTTCAGCGCTGAAGCGGAATCAATCTGCCGAAAAATCATCAAAAGAAAGCCCGATTATATTAAAGCATACAACAATCTCAGTAATATTCTTATAAGAAAAGGGGAATTACTGGAAAGTGAATTATTATTACAGAAATCACTGGAATTGGATCCTGATAATATCCTTACAATAAGCAATTTATTATTTCAATTAAACTACCACCCAGATAAATGTTCGAAAAGCATTTTCCAAGAGTATCTTAAGTTCAATGCATTATTCGAAAAACCACGCAAAAATCAATGGACCGATCATGAAAACAGTCCGTCTGCAGGAAGACGCCTGAAAATAGGTTATGTCGGCTCTTCCCAATTTCTAAGACATTCTGCCCGCTACTGCCTGGAGCCTTTACTGGAACACCATAACAGGGAAAAATTTGAACTTTTCACCTACGCCGAACTGTATGGGGAAGATGAGCAAACCAGGCGTTACAAGACTTTCATGGAGCACTGGTTTGTCACCACGGGACTTTCTGATCAATCCGTAGCAGAACAGATTCGCAGGGATGGTATCGATATTCTGGTTGATCTCGCTGGTCATACGGAAGGAAACCGGCTGGGAGTTTTTGCGTTAAAACCGTCCCCGGTTTCCCTGCACTGGCTCGATTACGGCTATACAACCGGTTTAACAGCCATTGATTATTACCTGACCGACAAATATATTGTTCCAGAAAAAAGTGAGGAATTTTTCAGTGAAAAAGTCTGGCGCCTGGAAAATCCCAGCCTGGCTTATCGTCCAGCACCCGGAATGGGAGAGGTATCTCCGCTGCCGGCTCGAACCAATGGGTACATAACTTTTGGTACACTTACACGGGCGATTCGTTTGAATGACAGGACGCTACGCACCTGGGCGGCGATCCTGAAAAAGGTCAGGGGTTCCAGACTGGTAATTGACAGTGGAGATTACCAGGATCCTGACTCCCGAAAGAAACTTGAGGAAAAATTTGGCGCATTGGGGATTGAAAAAAACCGGTTGAAAATAGGTTTTCATACCCCCCATGGGATATACTGCGAAACATGGACATTGGTCTTGACTGTTTTCCCCATAATTCAGGTACTACTCTTTTTGAGCACCTTTACATGGGTATTCCCTATATCACCTTGA
- a CDS encoding thiamine pyrophosphate-dependent dehydrogenase E1 component subunit alpha yields MKLQDLCVDAVGELTEDERKKVFFSQMAAIRFCEEALLALFSKGLVRGTVHTCLGQEGCATGVVNGLDRKKDIICSNHRGHGHFLAYSFNFRGLVAEITGLESGVCGGIGGSQHLHMGNFYSNGILGGMPPVATGMAAAEKTKGSDSIVCVFLGDGAMAEGSFYEALNLAGLWKLPVLFVVEHNQYAQSTHWKMQHSGELEQRAATFGVPVFEVDGNMVERVFQATCECTASIRGGGGPGMLFLKTYRLGAHSKGEDHRSSAELDKYRVCDPLVQLRKQIDQQWCDDCEAELNREIRNLVDSLF; encoded by the coding sequence ATGAAACTGCAAGACCTCTGTGTTGACGCTGTAGGTGAACTTACGGAAGACGAGAGAAAAAAAGTTTTTTTCAGCCAGATGGCTGCTATCCGTTTTTGTGAAGAGGCTCTTCTGGCATTGTTTTCAAAAGGACTGGTTCGTGGAACTGTTCATACTTGTCTTGGACAGGAAGGGTGTGCGACGGGTGTAGTGAACGGACTGGATCGTAAAAAGGATATTATCTGTTCAAATCATCGGGGGCATGGTCACTTTCTGGCGTACAGTTTTAATTTTCGTGGACTGGTGGCCGAGATAACTGGACTGGAGTCGGGGGTATGTGGTGGGATAGGTGGCAGCCAGCATCTGCATATGGGGAATTTTTACTCTAATGGTATTCTCGGAGGAATGCCACCAGTTGCCACGGGTATGGCTGCTGCCGAAAAAACAAAAGGCAGTGACAGCATAGTCTGTGTTTTTCTGGGAGATGGAGCGATGGCAGAGGGGAGTTTTTACGAGGCATTGAATCTTGCAGGATTGTGGAAACTGCCGGTTCTTTTCGTGGTCGAACATAATCAGTATGCCCAGAGTACCCACTGGAAAATGCAGCATTCCGGTGAACTTGAACAGAGGGCGGCGACCTTCGGCGTCCCGGTGTTTGAAGTTGACGGTAACATGGTTGAACGTGTTTTTCAGGCAACTTGTGAATGCACAGCTTCAATCAGAGGCGGTGGTGGCCCCGGAATGCTTTTTCTCAAAACTTACAGACTCGGTGCCCACAGCAAAGGAGAAGACCATAGAAGTTCAGCAGAACTGGATAAATACAGGGTTTGCGATCCTCTGGTGCAGCTCAGGAAACAAATTGATCAGCAATGGTGTGACGATTGCGAGGCGGAATTGAACCGGGAGATCAGAAATCTGGTTGACTCGCTTTTCTGA
- a CDS encoding alpha-ketoacid dehydrogenase subunit beta, translated as MMNFLESLKKGLFESFAEDDRVVLLGEDIVDPYGGAFKVSLGLSSLYPDRVLNTPISEAGFTGAAGGMAIRGLRPVVEIMFGDFLTLCTDQIVNHITKFASMYPGVEVPLVIRTPMGGGRGYGATHSQTLEKMYLGVPGLKVVAPGLAHDPGKIVRTAVLKDSSPVLFIENKALYSRELIAEKAGELTVKEIETSTGYPVAVVSNMEGSRPDVVVLAYGGASLPLCEVMEQFADEEISIKALFPSLINEVDMELLLPELRGCGNIVICEEGSEGFNWGSEMAACIYEKMHRQLRNPILRVAAENTVIPCAKKLEDAVLLNENKIEQAIMELLS; from the coding sequence ATGATGAATTTTCTTGAATCATTGAAAAAAGGGTTGTTTGAATCTTTTGCCGAAGATGACAGGGTAGTGTTACTGGGGGAGGATATTGTTGACCCCTATGGCGGTGCATTCAAAGTGTCACTGGGGTTGTCCTCCCTTTATCCTGATCGTGTTTTAAATACCCCGATCAGTGAAGCGGGTTTTACAGGTGCTGCCGGAGGTATGGCCATTCGCGGGTTGAGACCTGTTGTGGAGATAATGTTTGGAGATTTTCTGACCCTTTGTACAGATCAGATTGTCAATCATATCACCAAATTTGCATCGATGTATCCCGGAGTTGAGGTTCCTCTTGTTATTCGGACACCCATGGGAGGTGGACGGGGGTATGGGGCAACCCACAGCCAGACTCTTGAAAAAATGTATCTTGGAGTGCCGGGGTTAAAAGTCGTGGCGCCTGGCCTTGCACATGATCCCGGAAAAATAGTGCGAACCGCTGTTCTCAAGGACAGTTCTCCGGTCCTTTTTATTGAAAATAAGGCCCTCTACAGCAGGGAGCTGATTGCTGAAAAGGCAGGGGAATTGACGGTGAAGGAAATTGAGACGTCTACCGGCTATCCTGTCGCCGTTGTCAGTAATATGGAAGGGAGCAGACCTGATGTTGTTGTTCTGGCCTATGGTGGTGCGAGCCTTCCTTTGTGTGAGGTTATGGAACAGTTTGCAGATGAGGAAATCAGCATCAAGGCGTTGTTTCCGTCTCTGATTAATGAGGTGGATATGGAACTGTTACTTCCGGAACTCAGGGGATGTGGCAATATTGTTATCTGTGAAGAGGGCAGTGAAGGATTTAACTGGGGAAGCGAGATGGCTGCATGTATCTATGAAAAAATGCATAGGCAGTTGCGAAATCCCATACTCCGTGTGGCGGCAGAGAATACTGTCATACCATGTGCGAAAAAGCTGGAGGATGCGGTGTTGCTGAATGAAAACAAAATTGAACAGGCAATAATGGAGTTATTATCATGA
- a CDS encoding biotin/lipoyl-containing protein: protein MNAEFVQVPAINANDTTATLVEWTVDDREAVSTGDIIAIIETTKAAIEVEAPVEGYCAHLYQEGEKLSEGAFLAVILQDQDEDLEPYLHKLKKREEKKKDSRQWTRKAELMARKFGIDIEQLAAKLGRRVKESDVMNSRDPGAVLLDLVDDEYPATRRERVLLIGGAGGGGVITLDAIARTLHQRAVGILDNNSGLKGKTLMGVPVLGTNDMAWELWEKKFFDAAIIVVTADIGQREELFEWVKMEGIPLTNVIDPLAEIRTNCSLGTGNLIMANCFLAACVKLGDNNFLASHVCIEHHSVVGSHCTFGPRTTTSGAVTIGNRIKFGMGVLVEPYLEIGDNSVIPSGIVLNSSLSAGTVLKVKRNYSETVR, encoded by the coding sequence ATGAACGCTGAATTTGTACAGGTGCCGGCAATCAACGCCAATGACACCACAGCGACACTGGTAGAATGGACTGTTGATGATCGTGAGGCTGTGTCCACGGGTGATATTATCGCAATAATTGAGACTACCAAGGCTGCAATCGAGGTGGAAGCCCCTGTCGAAGGGTATTGCGCCCATCTGTATCAGGAAGGAGAAAAGCTCTCTGAAGGAGCATTCCTGGCCGTTATCCTTCAGGATCAGGATGAAGACCTGGAACCATATCTGCACAAGCTTAAAAAAAGAGAAGAAAAGAAAAAAGATAGCCGCCAATGGACGAGAAAAGCTGAGTTAATGGCTAGGAAATTTGGTATTGATATTGAACAACTGGCAGCAAAATTAGGGAGGAGGGTCAAGGAGAGTGATGTTATGAATTCCCGGGATCCCGGTGCTGTTCTCTTAGATCTGGTGGATGATGAATACCCGGCCACCAGGCGGGAACGTGTTCTGCTGATAGGAGGAGCCGGGGGAGGGGGAGTGATAACCCTTGATGCAATAGCGCGAACCCTGCATCAACGTGCCGTGGGAATTCTTGATAATAATTCAGGTCTCAAGGGGAAGACATTGATGGGTGTACCTGTTCTTGGGACCAATGACATGGCATGGGAACTCTGGGAAAAGAAATTTTTTGATGCGGCAATTATTGTTGTAACTGCCGATATAGGTCAGCGTGAGGAGTTGTTTGAGTGGGTGAAGATGGAAGGTATTCCACTCACGAATGTTATTGATCCATTGGCGGAAATACGTACTAACTGTTCCCTTGGGACCGGAAATCTCATAATGGCCAACTGTTTTCTGGCGGCCTGTGTGAAACTTGGAGATAATAATTTCCTGGCCAGTCACGTCTGTATTGAACATCACAGTGTTGTCGGCAGTCACTGTACTTTCGGGCCAAGGACCACGACCTCCGGGGCTGTAACTATTGGAAACCGGATCAAGTTCGGTATGGGTGTCCTCGTGGAGCCTTACCTGGAAATTGGTGACAATTCGGTTATTCCGTCTGGAATTGTCTTGAACAGCTCGCTTTCTGCCGGAACTGTTTTAAAGGTCAAGCGAAATTACAGTGAAACAGTTCGCTGA
- a CDS encoding NAD-dependent epimerase/dehydratase family protein, with protein MEEFTVYGSTGIIGSHVTRYLEKNGFSVNTPDRDEVLSFSTPLGHVLYCIGVTADFRNRPIDTVQAHVCVLSEILRRGDFTSLLYLSSTRIYSGADSGREDARFSLDPSDPSDLYNLSKLMGESLCLQCGRKGVKIARLSNVVGDGTRVSRILYRLSCAMQKKGRFCFALILHRRRIISISMM; from the coding sequence ATGGAAGAATTTACAGTTTACGGCAGCACAGGGATTATTGGAAGTCATGTCACAAGGTATTTGGAAAAGAATGGTTTTTCGGTAAACACTCCCGACAGGGACGAAGTGCTTTCTTTTAGTACCCCCCTGGGCCATGTGTTGTACTGTATCGGGGTAACAGCTGATTTCAGAAACAGACCCATCGATACGGTTCAGGCTCATGTCTGTGTACTGTCGGAAATTTTGAGAAGGGGTGATTTCACATCACTGCTCTACCTTTCTTCCACCCGGATTTACAGTGGGGCCGATAGTGGACGTGAGGATGCCCGTTTCAGCCTGGATCCGTCAGATCCGTCAGACCTCTATAATCTTTCAAAGCTCATGGGAGAATCACTTTGTCTCCAGTGTGGCAGGAAAGGGGTGAAAATTGCCAGACTGTCAAATGTGGTGGGGGACGGGACGAGGGTGAGCAGAATTTTATACCGTCTCTCATGCGCGATGCAAAAAAAGGGCAGATTCTGCTTCGCTCTGATCCTGCATCGGCGAAGGATTATATCCATATCGATGATGTAG
- a CDS encoding cephalosporin hydroxylase family protein, producing MKNDMIQQFRQERAERVQRYAEDKSFQQLSGSWLAESMARKYVYNFEWLGRPVIQYPQDMVAVQELVWRCRPDLIIETGIAHGGSLILSASLLALLEMFDAMENGVELDLQNPAKKVIGIDIDIRAHNRRAIEEHPLAGRIEMFEGSAIDSDIIKKVHDAARGFSKVMVFLDSMHTHEHVLKELEGYAPLVGRGSYCVVFDTYIENMEPGFFPDRPWDVGNNPMTAVKQWLVDNRDFTVDREMETKLQVTVAPHGFLRRK from the coding sequence ATGAAAAATGATATGATTCAGCAATTTCGGCAGGAACGTGCTGAGCGGGTACAAAGGTATGCGGAGGATAAATCTTTTCAGCAGTTGAGTGGTTCCTGGCTTGCTGAATCAATGGCCAGAAAATATGTCTATAATTTTGAATGGCTGGGTAGGCCTGTTATTCAATATCCTCAGGATATGGTTGCTGTTCAGGAACTGGTGTGGCGCTGTAGACCTGATCTGATCATCGAAACAGGAATTGCCCACGGTGGTTCCCTGATACTGAGTGCCTCTCTTCTCGCCCTTCTTGAGATGTTTGATGCCATGGAAAACGGTGTAGAGCTGGATCTTCAGAATCCAGCAAAAAAGGTTATAGGTATTGATATTGATATACGGGCGCATAATCGCAGAGCAATTGAAGAACATCCCCTTGCAGGGCGTATAGAAATGTTTGAAGGCTCCGCCATAGACAGTGACATAATAAAAAAAGTTCATGACGCAGCCAGAGGGTTCAGCAAGGTAATGGTATTTCTTGATTCGATGCATACCCATGAGCATGTTCTGAAAGAATTGGAAGGTTATGCACCACTGGTTGGCAGGGGCAGTTACTGCGTGGTCTTTGACACCTATATTGAGAATATGGAGCCGGGGTTCTTTCCTGACCGCCCCTGGGATGTCGGAAACAATCCCATGACTGCGGTAAAACAATGGCTGGTTGATAACCGGGATTTTACGGTCGACAGGGAAATGGAAACAAAACTACAGGTTACAGTCGCACCGCACGGTTTCTTGAGAAGGAAATAA